From a single Labrus bergylta chromosome 14, fLabBer1.1, whole genome shotgun sequence genomic region:
- the LOC109996140 gene encoding UDP-glucuronosyltransferase 1A5-like, with the protein MPFQRVCGVLVILSACLMSFTPPCDGGNILVFPLDGSHWINMKVLLVELHAWGHNLTVIRASNSWYIEEKSPLYTSISLTMEESMENYFDDFVKENIKVQREGASSLTVFKLIKNFNSMVLEVHKLWVNMTAKLFDDEKLVKSLHDAKYDLVLTDPGVGTGVFLAKYLKLPLVLNVRWITSGEGHFAIAPSPLSYIPAPGSGLTDKMNFIQRVKNILFQSVIEYQQRFVLGPAYNTLCDKYIEGECNIMSLLQEADIWLFRSDFVFDFPRPTMPNVVYIGGFQGKPAQPLPADLEEFVQSAGEHGVIIMTLGTLVNALPEDLADEIASVFAKMSQKVIWKHKGKRPSTLGNNTLIVDWMPQKDLLGHPQTKAFVAHGGTNGVQEAIYHGVPVLGIPLFFDQFDNLLRLQERGAGKILELAHANRRSFEQAINEVLHQDSYRQNIQRMSRLHRDQPIAPMDQAVFWVEYVIRHKGAPHLRTEAYKMPWYSYYSLDVLLVLMTAATVLLLSTFAVFRFLCCRQRRKSKTKQH; encoded by the exons ATGCCATTTCAGCGTGTCTGTGGAGTATTGGTAATCCTCAGCGCATGTCTGATGTCATTCACGCCACCCTGTGATGGAGGAAACATTCTTGTGTTTCCTTTAGATGGGAGCCACTGGATCAACATGAAGGTCCTGCTGGTAGAGCTCCATGCCTGGGGACACAACCTGACAGTGATCAGAGCCTCAAACAGCTGGTACATTGAAGAAAAGTCTCCCCTCTATACATCCATTAGCCTCACAATGGAAGAGAGCATGGAGAAttattttgatgattttgtAAAGGAGAATATAAAG GTGCAGAGAGAGGGGGCATCGTCACTTACTGTCTTCAAACTCATCAAGAATTTCAATTCCATGGTTCTGGAAGTGCATAAATTGTGGGTTAATATGACTGCTAAACTCTTTGATGATGAAAAATTGGTCAAAAGCTTACATGATGCCAAATATGATCTTGTTCTAACTGACCCAGGTGTGGGGACGGGAGTCTTTTTAGCCAAGTATCTGAAACTGCCCTTGGTGCTCAATGTTCGCTGGATCACTTCAGGGGAGGGCCACTTTGCGATTGCCCCCTCACCCCTCTCCTACATCCCAGCGCCAGGATCAGGCTTAACAGACAAAATGAACTTCATCCAGAGGGTCAAGAACATACTGTTCCAGAGTGTTATTGAATACCAGCAAAGATTTGTGTTGGGGCCAGCATATAATACCCTCTGTGATAAATACATTGAGGGGGAATGCAATATCATGTCACTTCTCCAGGAAGCAGACATTTGGCTGTTCAGGTCAGATTTTGTGTTTGACTTTCCTCGACCCACGATGCCAAACGTGGTCTACATAGGAGGGTTCCAGGGAAAACCAGCTCAGCCTCTGCCAGCAGACCTGGAGGAGTTTGTTCAGAGTGCCGGGGAGCACGGAGTGATCATCATGACTTTGGGAACTTTGGTTAATGCTTTGCCTGAAGACCTTGCTGATGAAATCGCTAGCGTCTTTGCCAAGATGTCCCAGAAG GTGATATGGAAGCACAAAGGGAAACGACCCTCTACTTTGGGGAACAACACCCTAATAGTGGACTGGATGCCCCAGAAGGACCTCCTGGGACACCCACAGACCAAAGCCTTTGTAGCTCACGGAGGTACCAACGGAGTCCAGGAGGCCATTTACCACGGGGTCCCTGTGCTCGGCATACCGCTGTTCTTTGACCAGTTTGACAATCTGCTACGCCTGCAGGAGAGAGGAGCTGGAAAGATCCTTGAGCTAGCTCATGCCAACAGACGCAGTTTTGAGCAAGCCATCAATGAAGTGCTCCATCAGGACAGCTACAGACAGAACATTCAAAGGATGTCGCGTCTGCACAGAGATCAGCCGATAGCACCCATGGATCAGGCCGTGTTCTGGGTGGAGTATGTGATACGCCATAAAGGGGCTCCTCACCTTCGTACAGAGGCCTATAAGATGCCCTGGTACTCATACTACTCTTTAGATGTACTGCTGGTATTGATGACGGCAGCAactgtgctgctgctctctACTTTTGCAGTTTTCAGGTTCCTATGCTGCAGACAAAGAAGAAAGTCCAAAACCAAACAACACTGA